From one Cucurbita pepo subsp. pepo cultivar mu-cu-16 chromosome LG17, ASM280686v2, whole genome shotgun sequence genomic stretch:
- the LOC111779317 gene encoding protein DETOXIFICATION 43-like isoform X2: protein MPVNVFFKDARRVFKFDTIGREILEIALPAALAVAADPVASLIDTAFVGHLGPVELAAVGVSIAIFNQASRITIFPLVSITTSFVAEEDAISQAATKAAKGDKGNCLADDHSVKVNVPEEHEREDSEKLAAKQDSVNMNHEPTKNIVSIEQGAGKENKESSSTKEGTEESGPDNNGALQDLGKESGANVIKSTAAKSKKKEKKQIASASTALIFGSILGLMQAIFLVFGAKSFLNLMGVKDNSPMLAPAHKYLTLRSLGAPAVLLSLAMQGIFRGFKDTRTPLYVIVLGYTVNIILDPILIFVCRWGVKGAAAAHVLSQYFIVLVLFWRLVQKVNLMPPSLKDLQFGRFLKNGGLLLARVIAVTFCVTLAAALAARLGPIPMAAFQTCLQVWMTSSLLSDGLAVAGQAILASAFAEKNYEKITATATRVLQMSFILGVGLAIFVGIGTFFGAGIFSKDIHVQYLIHLGIPFIAATQPINSLAFVFDGVNFGASDFAYSAYSLVLVSIVSVASLFLLSKSNGFIGIWSALTIYMFLRTFVGVWRMGTGTGPWRYLKTQRLP from the exons ATGCCTGTTAATGTTTTCTTCAAAGACGCAAG ACGTGTTTTCAAGTTTGACACAATTGGTCGAGAGATCCTGGAAATTGCACTGCCTGCTGCTCTAGCTGTTGCAGCTGATCCTGTAGCTTCTCTTATTGACACTGCTTTCGTCGGCCATCTTGGACCAGTGGAACTTGCTGCAGTTGGAGTATCAATTGCTATATTCAATCAAGCTTCAAGGATTACCATATTTCCACTTGTAAGTATTACAACTTCTTTTGTCGCTGAGGAAGATGCCATTAGCCAGGCTGCCACCAAAGCAGCAAAAGGTGACAAAGGGAACTGCTTGGCTGATGATCATTCAGTGAAAGTGAATGTGCCAGAAGAACATGAGCGCGAGGACAGTGAAAAACTTGCAGCAAAACAAGACTCTGTCAACATGAATCACGAGCCAACAAAGAATATTGTCTCCATTGAACAAGGTgcaggaaaagaaaacaaagagagCTCTTCAACAAAAGAGGGAACAGAAGAATCAGGTCCAGATAATAATGGTGCTCTTCAAGATTTGGGAAAAG AATCGGGTGCCAACGTAATCAAGTCTACCGCTGCTaagtccaaaaagaaagaaaagaagcaaatTGCATCCGCATCAACAGCTCTGATATTTGGCTCAATTCTAGGTCTCATGCAAGCCATATTCCTTGTTTTCGGAGCCAAATCTTTTCTGAATCTAATGGGTGTAAAAGAT AATTCGCCCATGTTAGCCCCTGCTCACAAGTACTTAACATTAAGATCACTTGGTGCTCCTGCTGTTCTTCTGTCATTGGCCATGCAAGGGATCTTTAGAGGGTTCAAGGATACAAGAACTCCCCTTTACGTTATCG TTTTGGGATATACTGTAAACATCATATTGGACCCTATTCTCATCTTTGTGTGCCGTTGGGGGGTCAAAGGTGCAGCTGCTGCTCATGTTCTTTCTCA GTACTTTATTGTGTTGGTTCTCTTCTGGAGACTGGTGCAAAAAGTCAATCTCATGCCTCCAAGTCTTAAAGATTTGCAATTTGGCCGATTTCTCAAAAATG GAGGGCTCTTGCTGGCAAGAGTTATAGCAGTCACCTTCTGTGTGACTCTAGCAGCAGCACTGGCTGCAAGGCTGGGTCCAATTCCTATGGCTGCATTCCAAACTTGCTTGCAAGTCTGGATGACATCTTCTTTATTGTCTGATGGTTTAGCAGTAGCAGGACAG GCAATTCTAGCCAGTGCATTTGCAGAGAAAAACTATGAAAAGATAACAGCAACGGCTACCAGAGTATTACAG ATGAGCTTTATTCTAGGTGTTGGACTCGCTATTTTCGTCGGAATCGGAACATTCTTCGGAGCAGGAATCTTTTCAAAAGACATTCATGTGCAATACCTTATACATCTAGGAATTCCg TTCATCGCAGCTACACAGCCGATAAACTCACTGGCGTTTGTCTTCGACGGAGTAAACTTTGGAGCTTCAGATTTTGCGTACTCCGCATACTCATTG GTTCTGGTGTCTATTGTGAGCGTTGcatctctgtttcttctctccaagaGCAATGGCTTCATCGGGATCTGGTCTGCTTTAACCATCTACATGTTTCTGCGTACGTTTGTGGGCGTTTGGAg GATGGGTACAGGAACAGGACCGTGGCGTTACCTCAAGACCCAAAGGCTTCCCTAA
- the LOC111778351 gene encoding E3 ubiquitin ligase BIG BROTHER — MNEDRQMELHYLDGGGFPYTVTESFMDFFEGLHQHQVPAYANAVPLLDQGNAYWSMNMQCYKFGASDHGNTYYDPLEESRHLPPSVDVGEREWEYPSTVNVDVPEPTYAPSVEEDVVDTHSMPEECDISHQEETSTSQAIWQDEIDPDHMTYEELLDLGESVGTESRGLSEEQISLLPTARCKLTSFFSRKKPDERCVICQMRYKRGEKQIKLPCKHFYHNKCITKWLTINKICPICNIEVFGDESTDASGGQ, encoded by the exons atGAATGAGGATAGACAAATGGAGCTACACTACCTCGATGGCGGCGGCTTCCCTTACACAGTTACTGAGAGTTTCATGGATTTCTTTGAAGGGCTTCACCAACATCAAGTGCCTGCTTATGCCAATGCCGTGCCATTGCTCGATCAG GGGAATGCATATTGGTCAATGAATATGCAATGTTACAAATTTGGAGCATCCGATCACGGGAACACGTATTACGACCCTTTGGAGGAAAGTCGACATTTGCCTCCTTCGGTTGATGTTGGTGAAAGGGAATGGGAGTATCCTTCGACGGTGAATGTCGATGTTCCTGAACCGACGTATGCACCATCGGTCGAGGAGGATGTTGTAGATACTCATTCTATGCCAGAAGAAT GTGATATAAGTCATCAGGAGGAGACCAGTACTTCTCAA GCTATATGGCAAGACGAGATTGATCCTGACCACATGACCTATGAG GAACTGTTGGACTTGGGTGAATCGGTTGGAACCGAAAGTCGGGGTCTTTCCGAAGAACAAATAAGCTTGCTTCCGACTGCACGATGCAAGTTAACGAGCTTTTTCTCGAGAAAAAAGCCAGATGAAAG ATGTGTGATCTGCCAAATGAGGTACAAGAGAGGGGAGAAGCAAATAAAATTACCTTGCAAGCATTTTTACCACAACAAATGCATAACCAAATGGCTGACCATCAACAAA ATTTGTCCAATCTGCAACATCGAGGTGTTCGGAGACGAAAGCACGGATGCGTCGGGCGGGCAGTGA
- the LOC111779318 gene encoding uncharacterized protein LOC111779318 — protein sequence MEAAIIYWKNVQWRFVEDELYEHINAPKWVDFTAIHDAVDDEAWFCRPDCKHPKTAEELLRVTPSKLTSPGYSSETVRSSDRKGRDGKLKGRGHPQSSNNENQNPNFSTPQNHTAKAVFTKAEIKSSTEKNPMAEDERQNNNGAAPSRNLFAGRDILNQITEFCNEIKRMAIRVREGEDNKQLAVEKCVEKEVPLKDSVKERKPFGELSVEKSDGSINNSMKHKKRINIRTAGDRENIPISLDLEKVRRHEREDTAALQIRTNPPSPQCFSMAPNKITPSKGTKSRLKEMEKDMIVELGKEKVSKEVSSSSSSAVGEKEGSRALDVLWFLKPCTLSN from the exons ATGGAAGCAGCAATAATCTACTGGAAAAATGTTCAATGGAGATTCGTGGAGGACGAACTGTACGAGCACATTAACGCCCCTAAATGGGTTGATTTCACCGCGATCCACGACGCTGTCGATGATGAGGCCTGGTTTTGTCGCCCTG ATTGTAAGCATCCGAAAACTGCTGAAGAGCTACTTCGAGTAACTCCTTCGAAG CTTACAAGCCCTGGATATAGCTCTGAAACTGTTCGATCCAGTGATCGGAAGGGAAG AGATGGAAAGTTGAAGGGAAGAGGGCATCCTCAATCATCAAACAATGAGAATCAGAATCCCAATTTCTCAACGCCTCAAAACCACACAGCCAAGGCTGTCTTCACTAAGGCAGAGATCAAATCCAGCACTGAGAAGAATCCAATGGCGGAGGATGAACGACAGAACAATAATGGGGCGGCTCCATCAAGGAACTTATTTGCAGGGCGAGATATTCTGAACCAAATTACAGAGTTTTGTAATGAGATAAAGAGAATGGCAATCAGGGTAAGGGAGGGAGAGGATAATAAGCAATTGGCTGTGGAGAAATGTGTAGAGAAGGAGGTTCCGTTGAAGGATTCGGTGAAAGAGAGGAAGCCATTTGGTGAACTCAGTGTAGAGAAATCTGATGGATCAATCAATAACAGCATGAAGCATAAGAAAAGAATCAATAT CCGAACTGCCGGAGATAGAGAAAACATCCCGATCTCTCTGGACTTGGAGAAGGTACGACGACACGAAAGAGAGGATACCGCAGCACTGCAAATCCGAACCAATCCACCGTCTCCTCAATGCTTTTCCATGGCACCAAACAAGATCACCCCTTCAAAGGGCACGAAATCTAGATTAAAG GAGATGGAGAAGGACATGATTGTAGAATTGGGGAAGGAAAAGGTGTCAAAAGaggtatcttcttcttcttcttctgctgtTGGTGAAAAAGAAGGTAGTAGAGCATTGGATGTTCTTTGGTTTCTCAAACCTTGCACTCTTTCAAACTAA
- the LOC111779317 gene encoding protein DETOXIFICATION 43-like isoform X1: MPVNVFFKDARRVFKFDTIGREILEIALPAALAVAADPVASLIDTAFVGHLGPVELAAVGVSIAIFNQASRITIFPLVSITTSFVAEEDAISQAATKAAKGDKGNCLADDHSVKVNVPEEHEREDSEKLAAKQDSVNMNHEPTKNIVSIEQGAGKENKESSSTKEGTEESGPDNNGALQDLGKESGANVIKSTAAKSKKKEKKQIASASTALIFGSILGLMQAIFLVFGAKSFLNLMGVKDNSPMLAPAHKYLTLRSLGAPAVLLSLAMQGIFRGFKDTRTPLYVIVLGYTVNIILDPILIFVCRWGVKGAAAAHVLSQYFIVLVLFWRLVQKVNLMPPSLKDLQFGRFLKNGGLLLARVIAVTFCVTLAAALAARLGPIPMAAFQTCLQVWMTSSLLSDGLAVAGQAILASAFAEKNYEKITATATRVLQMSFILGVGLAIFVGIGTFFGAGIFSKDIHVQYLIHLGIPFIAATQPINSLAFVFDGVNFGASDFAYSAYSLVSSSGSSSTWLQNLLDRYSVCSSYASGSGVYCERCISVSSLQEQWLHRDLVCFNHLHVSAYVCGRLEDGYRNRTVALPQDPKASLKTNSIHVPASYQTLIL; the protein is encoded by the exons ATGCCTGTTAATGTTTTCTTCAAAGACGCAAG ACGTGTTTTCAAGTTTGACACAATTGGTCGAGAGATCCTGGAAATTGCACTGCCTGCTGCTCTAGCTGTTGCAGCTGATCCTGTAGCTTCTCTTATTGACACTGCTTTCGTCGGCCATCTTGGACCAGTGGAACTTGCTGCAGTTGGAGTATCAATTGCTATATTCAATCAAGCTTCAAGGATTACCATATTTCCACTTGTAAGTATTACAACTTCTTTTGTCGCTGAGGAAGATGCCATTAGCCAGGCTGCCACCAAAGCAGCAAAAGGTGACAAAGGGAACTGCTTGGCTGATGATCATTCAGTGAAAGTGAATGTGCCAGAAGAACATGAGCGCGAGGACAGTGAAAAACTTGCAGCAAAACAAGACTCTGTCAACATGAATCACGAGCCAACAAAGAATATTGTCTCCATTGAACAAGGTgcaggaaaagaaaacaaagagagCTCTTCAACAAAAGAGGGAACAGAAGAATCAGGTCCAGATAATAATGGTGCTCTTCAAGATTTGGGAAAAG AATCGGGTGCCAACGTAATCAAGTCTACCGCTGCTaagtccaaaaagaaagaaaagaagcaaatTGCATCCGCATCAACAGCTCTGATATTTGGCTCAATTCTAGGTCTCATGCAAGCCATATTCCTTGTTTTCGGAGCCAAATCTTTTCTGAATCTAATGGGTGTAAAAGAT AATTCGCCCATGTTAGCCCCTGCTCACAAGTACTTAACATTAAGATCACTTGGTGCTCCTGCTGTTCTTCTGTCATTGGCCATGCAAGGGATCTTTAGAGGGTTCAAGGATACAAGAACTCCCCTTTACGTTATCG TTTTGGGATATACTGTAAACATCATATTGGACCCTATTCTCATCTTTGTGTGCCGTTGGGGGGTCAAAGGTGCAGCTGCTGCTCATGTTCTTTCTCA GTACTTTATTGTGTTGGTTCTCTTCTGGAGACTGGTGCAAAAAGTCAATCTCATGCCTCCAAGTCTTAAAGATTTGCAATTTGGCCGATTTCTCAAAAATG GAGGGCTCTTGCTGGCAAGAGTTATAGCAGTCACCTTCTGTGTGACTCTAGCAGCAGCACTGGCTGCAAGGCTGGGTCCAATTCCTATGGCTGCATTCCAAACTTGCTTGCAAGTCTGGATGACATCTTCTTTATTGTCTGATGGTTTAGCAGTAGCAGGACAG GCAATTCTAGCCAGTGCATTTGCAGAGAAAAACTATGAAAAGATAACAGCAACGGCTACCAGAGTATTACAG ATGAGCTTTATTCTAGGTGTTGGACTCGCTATTTTCGTCGGAATCGGAACATTCTTCGGAGCAGGAATCTTTTCAAAAGACATTCATGTGCAATACCTTATACATCTAGGAATTCCg TTCATCGCAGCTACACAGCCGATAAACTCACTGGCGTTTGTCTTCGACGGAGTAAACTTTGGAGCTTCAGATTTTGCGTACTCCGCATACTCATTGGTAAGTTCTTCAGGATCATCCTCCACCTGGTTGCAAAACCTCCTCGATCGTTACTCAGTTTGCTCATCATATGCTTCAGGTTCTGGTGTCTATTGTGAGCGTTGcatctctgtttcttctctccaagaGCAATGGCTTCATCGGGATCTGGTCTGCTTTAACCATCTACATGTTTCTGCGTACGTTTGTGGGCGTTTGGAg GATGGGTACAGGAACAGGACCGTGGCGTTACCTCAAGACCCAAAGGCTTCCCTAAAGACAAACTCGATACATGTTCCAGCTTCATATCAAACTCTTATATTATAA
- the LOC111778857 gene encoding ADP,ATP carrier protein 1, mitochondrial-like, which produces MADQVRHPTIHQKVAGQLSLQSGVASGFRACDDGFRNPALYQRRASISNYSNAAFQYPAVQSCVATTDLSRVASTASPIFVAAPAEKGNFMLDFLMGGVSAAVSKTAAAPIERVKLLIQNQDEMIKAGRLSEPYKGIGDCFKRTIQDEGFGSLWRGNTANVIRYFPTQALNFAFKDYFKRLFNFKKDRDGYWKWFAGNLASGGAAGASSLLFVYSLDYARTRLANDAKAAKKGGGGRQFNGLVDVYRKTLQSDGIAGLYRGFNISCVGIIVYRGLYFGMYDSLKPVLLTGKLQDSFFASFALGWLITNGAGLASYPIDTVRRRMMMTSGEAVKYKSSLDAFSQILKNEGAKSLFKGAGANILRAVAGAGVLAGYDKLQVIVFGKKYGSGGG; this is translated from the exons ATGGCCGATCAGGTTCGACATCCCACCATCCATCAGAAGGTTGCTGGTCAGCTCTCCCTTCAGTCTGGGGTTGCTTCAGGTTTCCGAGCTTGTGATGATGGCTTCAGGAACCCTGCACTTTACCAGAGACGTGCATCAATCAGCAATTATTCAAATGCTGCTTTTCAATACCCTGCTGTGCAATCCTGCGTTGCTACAACTGATCTTTCTAGGGTTGCCTCTACTGCCTCCCCCATTTTTGTTGCGGCCCCTGCTGAGAAAGGAAACTTTATGCTTGATTTTCTCATGGGTGGTGTCTCTGCCGCTGTATCCAAGACTGCCGCTGCCCCAATTGAACGTGTCAAGCTCTTAATTCAAAACCAGGACGAGATGATTAAAGCTGGACGTCTGTCTGAGCCATACAAGGGTATTGGTGATTGTTTCAAGCGTACAATCCAAGATGAGGGTTTTGGTTCATTGTGGAGAGGAAACACTGCCAATGTTATCCGTTATTTCCCCACTCAA GCATTGAACTTTGCATTTAAAGATTACTTCAAGAGGCTGTTCAACTTCAAGAAAGATAGAGATGGTTACTGGAAATGGTTTGCTGGTAACCTGGCATCAGGTGGTGCAGCTGGTGCCTCATCCCTTCTTTTCGTTTACTCTCTTGACTATGCTCGTACCCGATTGGCAAATGATGCCAAAGCTGCGAAGAAAGGTGGTGGAGGAAGGCAATTCAATGGACTGGTTGATGTTTACAGGAAGACATTGCAGTCCGATGGTATTGCTGGTCTTTACCGTGGATTTAACATTTCTTGTGTTGGTATCATCGTGTACCGTGGTCTATACTTCGGAATGTACGATTCCTTGAAGCCCGTTCTTTTGACCGGAAAGTTGCAG GATAGCTTCTTCGCTAGTTTCGCCCTTGGTTGGCTGATCACCAACGGTGCTGGGCTTGCATCATACCCAATTGACACTGTTCGTAGAAGAATGATGATGACATCTGGTGAAGCAGTGAAGTACAAGAGCTCATTGGATGCCTTCTCTCAAATCTTGAAGAACGAGGGTGCGAAGTCTCTGTTCAAGGGTGCCGGAGCTAACATCCTCCGTGCCGTTGCTGGTGCTGGTGTGCTCGCTGGTTACGACAAGTTGCAGGTTATCGTGTTCGGAAAGAAATACGGATCCGGTGGCGGCTAA